The genomic window TTACAGATATTCATGGATGAAATGACAAATtaggatatttttttttatcgtaaATGAAAAGTGGtaagaagatgatgaaaaatTTTACTTCAAAAGAGAAAAGagatgaaaaaataacatgaaaagTTTTAAGTACCAAATTAGTTTTTAAGTACCAAAATTCCAAATTACTTGTGTACTGCTCTTTAGCATATATGATGATCCATCTCCATCCCATGGTATTTTAGGCTTCCTTTACAACCCaccaagaagaaaaataatgattATTAGTTGTGGAATGCTTGCTTAACTTTTCCAATCAATGATTTTCATAAAAGtagggaaataaaaaaaatgataattccACTTTGATGCATTAATTCATTTTGTTGGGTACTATAGTATGCATTTTGCATTGCATGTATCAATTTTATATGCACTCATGCACTACATACATGCGTTTCAGTGTCCtccttttgattttaataaagaGGAAACTTGAAGAAACTTGATTAATTTATTGACTAGGATATGAGCCAGCTTTGCAGGTTTGGCTTATGCCTAAAGACTAAAGTGATGAATGAACTTTCTCATTCTCACAAATCTCTTTCACTCTATAATCCAATAGGTACCTTGAATAGTGTGAAGCTTCAAAAGTGAAAGACTTAGgagttttttttaatgagaataTTATGGAATATTGTTATTATAATGTTAGCCTTTTTAATAGTAGGAATCTTTTAATGGTGAAGGAGTCACCCACCAAATTGTGGTATTAAAAAGGTAATCTtctttaaatcaattttatttttttcaattattaaaCAAAAGTTAGAAAAATGCTACCATCTTATTCTCTAATCTACCTAATAAAGTACTAATAATGtttctaaaaaaatatccaTTCAAAAATTTCTGTAGTATAATCTGTCTGTAGTAACAAATGATTGTAGCAAATATATTGGTGATGTTTGGTGTGGTTAGCAAAGCAAAACATGCACGCGTGATGTGAAGGGCAGTTGAAGGTAAATGACAATATATATTTACGTATGTGACACAAATAAATAAGAGTATGGTCCTATGGAAGGTGCATACACAAAAATGTTTGTTCACCAATATGTTAATATAAGCATCTACATGATCATCTACATGTACATAAAATTCAATAATTGAACACCAATGTATTTGAGTTAGTGAAAATGGGGCAAGACTAAAATAACGTCGAATTTTGGTCGAGAGAATTGTTCGTATTTAATATTTGATATCGTCTGAAATAGGACTATCTCCGATGAAATgaactaagaaattttttaaaaaatcaataattgaaCAAAAGGTTATGATTTATCTTCTAGTAATTCTATGTAGTGTGAGGCTTTTGCACAAGAACAATCATGGCCCCTATGGTGGGACATGTAAACTGTGCATTTTCTATGAACAATCCATCAGAGTCCAACAATGGAAGAGTTAAAGTGTGAGGTTTCAGTGGAATTGTGGGCCTGATAGAAGGCAGAACGATGACAACGCCATTGTACATACTTTCTCTAAttctaattataagaaaaaaaaaattcactttttagatatattaaaGTTCACATCACCTTTCTCCCCTAGTAAGTGGATTGTTAGTTTAAAAGTAGATTGTTTCTTTTGCTCATTAGGTtagtcaaaaaatgaaaaccattaAAAAGGCGGCTGATGtcattgtaataataataataataataataataataataataataataataataataataataataataatatatctaGAACATCTATGAAGATATGAGAACTAGACATAAACACAAGTGAATGAGTTtgataatgaaaaaataaaataaattaacacaCGGTTAAAGAGTAATTAGATTGAATGTAATTAATATGGAATGCAAAAACACACGACTATGACTTCATAGGAATTGGAGTACATGTTTATAATGATCATGTAAGAGTACTGCATTAATGATGGATTTGGCACTAATGTTGTTTGGAAAAAAAAGTCAATACATGATCAAAAACTTAGGGAAACCTTCCTCTTCACATGTATTTTCTTATACATATGCATGGTTGATGAATTATAATTAAAGTAATAACATTAGAAATAATTAAGTGATTCCTCATGTATCATATGAGTTTTGAAATATAGTTGGAGCTaaactatttgattttttttttttgttgttaaaacaaaaatttcatgAGATTGAATTTTTATGGTTGTTATTCAATAGGATAAAATAGTCCTACAAATAATTTCTAAAAGAATGTTTCCACTTATCCCAATCAATTAAAATGACGTTTCAATGCTTATTAATACGACAAGACCAACCATGAaagatattaataattaatatgaaaaaatagtGGGGTTGTCACAAACACAATACAatagataattaattaattagaagttTTGGAAATAGATTGCTCAAGGACATATATATGCATGACTTTCAATAATTAAGCCATTATTACCTCCTAAAAGTTGCACTAATATTTTAATACTACAATCAAGAATAAATTCCTCTCTTTTTGTGCCTCCATTTCCTTCTCCTTTTCACATAAGCACACCTTGGCATGCTTCATTTCTAAATGTAGCTAAGGTTTTCTATGAAAAATTGACTATATATTCAACTTAAACAAACATGTAGTAGTAATTGTTAAAACTTACTACATGTAATAGTAAGTTGCACAACTCTAAAAAAATCCGTAAAGACTCAATATGAGCCGCGGAGATTGCTCATAAACAAACATCAGTGCAAGAGTTTGTTTCACGGTACATAGACACACCTTCAAACAACAAATTCGTTGGACTAATTGAAAACGCGCGCCAACAGCTCCATGACTACATAAATTGCTCACCAACACTTTAGAGTCCATATGCAACTCGATCTTATTAAAATCATAACTCTTAGTCAAACACAAACTTTccaaaatataccaaaattcagCTACATAAGCACTACAATCAATCgtccaaaatttcaaaaatcctCATATAAAGATTCTCCCTAATCTCTAATCAACCCGCCAAACTCAAAGAACATAAACCATTTGTAGCTATAGCTATTAAAGGAGGTTCTTATCTTTCTGTATTAAGAGATATTAAAATTCTAATTAATGTTTGAATCAATATTAGAAAAACACCACAGATTGCAACCTTATTGTCAAGAGCAATTCACCACTATAATAATAAGGAGTATTAAACAAGAAATTTGAAAGACTTAAAAGCCACATGACCCAATAATTAAGACTTATAATCTTAAAACAAGGCAATAATAAGTTCATCATATTTCTAAGGAGAAAACATTGGAAGCTCATCCATCATATGAAGAGAGAGACCATATTTTGCTGCTGCATAATAAGTCATCCATCATTTCATAACAGTATTATAGCCAAAGTAGTTTCGACCGTCCAAACTGCAATTTGCCCGAAAACATAATCAGAATGTGAAAAACATATCATGTTAAATGGTCCTATAGATAGATTATAAATAGAggtgaaagaaagaaataacTAAGTCTTACGTATACTGGATGTCAATCCATATCGAGCGAGCAGGCCGATAATTCTTCGACAACGTCAAAATTCCTTCAATTTGTTGTcccttttcaatttcttttggaTGCAAATAGTATAGCAATGTCTGCAAAATACAATTATCAATCAAATTAAGAGTCCGCAAAACAAACAATATTTGATATTGAAAATGGAACTTTCAGCATGATATTTAGTATAGACATTCATTATTTGTTGAACCTGTTTCCAATGAGTCTGTGGATCTTCAGGCCCAGTGGACATGACCAGTGCTTCATTAAGGTTTGTTGTCTGTTGTCTCTGATTACCAAATGCGGGAACACCGTCAGCACTTGAAAATGGAAACCGGCATCGAATCGGAAAAGGTGATAATAGATTCCCATTAAACTCCACATCAAACCATAATGCAAAGCCACTCAGTGATGCTGGaaaaaatcaacaaagaaattaaaacatatataaaagtattgtcataagaaaaaattatcatGGACTTAAAAGTAAATACATATATAAGCAAAACAAGGCAAACATAAATAAGAGAGTTACCACTCTTCATAAAACTAAACCGAAACTCTGTTGATATCGATTCTAGCTCATCAATGCCAACTCTGTTGATATTGATATATTTCAcctgtaatttttaaaattaattacttcaAATTTACTCTACATTATTATTAGCATGAGAAAAAACAGAAACATGGACTCACCATACAAGGCCCAGCCAAAACATTTTCACTTGAAACTTTCTCCACAATGGGTTCTTGAAAAGCATGAGTTTTCGCCGCTGGAATTATGGCAGACACTGCAACAAAAATGTCCAAATGGTGTCATGAATTTAAGGTATAACAACAAATCCACAATCTACTCTTACAAAGACTCAAGTCTAAAATGATAAAACATTTAATCCAAATCTTTCATAGTGTTTTCATAATTCATCTATAGTTCATTATTGATACTTCAACATGTCTTCTCCACACATATCCAAGTCACTTAAGCTGAGACTCCACagtatagatatatatatatatagacatgtAAAACTAGGTACAAAGTAGTGTACTATACTTACTATCGATTCCTTCAACATTGCGCCAAAAGTCTGTGATGTCACGATGTTTGTTAGTTGTGACAGGAGCTAGATATAACTACAAAGAGAACATTAAGAGATTATAGTATTATCGTGTACAAGATATATTGAATGCAAATACTATCATGTCCTGATGAAGAaaagtttaaaattataaaaccaaTATGAAGTAATAGACTTTGGTAATGCATTATAGTTTGATAAACAACTTCAAATTGAAATTCACAATAAAATTACTATCTATTtattaacaaaagataaatatatataccGTTGCATAAGAAGGAAGCATTAGACCTCCGGGTTTGAGCCAACGATCTCTGGCTATGATAACACTTCCAAGCATGCTCTACAATAAAAGGCAGGTTTAACCACAATAATGATTTGAACATTCTTTGTATAATAAAAGCAATGAATTTACTGAATCAACCACAATATTTCTAATAAACATGAACCTCTTGTAGAAGCATGTATCCCATCCAGTTTGAAATTATAACATCAACCTTTTCACTGAGTTGAAGATCCTGCAGACAACATAACTAAgtaaatatatacaaaaaataaaaatggcaaTCAGGTACCACAAAGTACCTTTCATGTCGAATTCGAGAAAAGGCCAAACTCATTATATGTGAAATGCAAAAATgaaccaaaatttcaaaaagagaaaaagaaatatgcactgacagtgtaa from Trifolium pratense cultivar HEN17-A07 linkage group LG1, ARS_RC_1.1, whole genome shotgun sequence includes these protein-coding regions:
- the LOC123902574 gene encoding probable protein arginine N-methyltransferase 6, producing the protein MGYMLLQESMLGSVIIARDRWLKPGGLMLPSYATLYLAPVTTNKHRDITDFWRNVEGIDMSAIIPAAKTHAFQEPIVEKVSSENVLAGPCMVKYININRVGIDELESISTEFRFSFMKSASLSGFALWFDVEFNGNLLSPFPIRCRFPFSSADGVPAFGNQRQQTTNLNEALVMSTGPEDPQTHWKQTLLYYLHPKEIEKGQQIEGILTLSKNYRPARSIWIDIQYTLDGRNYFGYNTVMK